The nucleotide sequence GGCACTGTTCGTCCAACTTTTCGTTGGCCGCCACGTCGATGAGGGCAAGACCTTCTCAGCGGTGCAGCTGCTGTGGCGCACGATCGCTGTTGGCGTCCTGGCCTCGATCGGCACCGCAGTGCTGCCGCTGCCCGCCACGATCGCGGGAGCCCTGTCTCATAGTACGACCGTTGTGGGTTTCATCTACGGAGCCGAACTTGCCCTAGCCACCGTCATCGCCCTCGTGGTGATGAGCAACCAATGGCGCGGCCTACGCCGCGGCGACGTGCCCGGCGTCCTGCAATACGCCAACCCGCTCATCCTCGGCTACGCTGCGGCCTACCTGGCCGTCATGACGATCCTCTGGGCGACATCTCTGCCGGCCTACTTCGCGGCCGTCGACGGCGTAACTCCCAACGGTGATCCCATCGGCAGCCTCTGGTACACGATCGCCTGTCTTGTCATCGCCACTCTTAGCGTCACGGCCGCCAAGACCGTTGCCGTGCCACGCCAAACAAGTGTCCTCGTGTGATGGCGATGCGGGAGCTAGCACTATCCGGGACTCTCACATAGGCGAGCATCGATGCCTTGTCCCACGAGTGGCCCATTTGGCGGTGCGCGTGATGTTCCCGCGATGGCTGCCACGGGCTTGACGGATGCGTCGCGTTCTCGGCGGTCCGGAAACCGCACCGAGAGCATCTGCTCAATCTAGAGGTCAGCTGGTGTCGAGGTTGGGCACGAAATGGACTGGAAGCAATCGTCTGCGGGTAATGTCCGAAGTGCCCTAACGTCGCCGAATTCTGGCTTGCAGCACTCATGTCCACCACATCTGTGACGATGGCTCAGAAGCACGGTGCCTACTCCAGCGACGAGCGGGAGGGGGCTGCCGGCTGTTACGTTGCGAGGGGTCGGTAGTTGTCTAGGACAGCGGCGCCAAACCGGACCGCACCAGATCCAGGCTCGCGGCCACCAGTTCGCCGAGGTCTACGACACACCCGTTGCGGCCCCAATTTTCCACCGCCACCACAAGAGCCGCTGCAATCGTCGCGCCGGCGACCTCCGCAACCAGGTCGACATTGGCCACATCCGCATACCGGTCTCTGACGAACGCGGCCAGCACCTGCGCGAACGACGACTGCACCACCCGCAGATGGTTAGCGATCCGATCCGCGCTGATCAACTCGCTTCGAGCGGTTGCGGCCTGGCGCACCACTTCCAGATCATGAGGAAAGGCGGCGACACTGGCCAAGACCGCATCAAAGAGCGGCTCGGACACCGGGCGTTGGGCAAGCGCCTGCGCGAGCCACTCCAGCTGGTTCTCATAGTCCTGGAACAGCACCGCTTCTTTGGTCGGGAAATGCCGGAAGAACGTCCGTTCGGTAACACCGGCCTCTCGTGCCAGCTCGGTCACCGTCACCTGAGCAAATCCCTTACGCGCAAAGCTCTTTAATGCAGCCCGCCGCAGCGCTTCGTGGGTGGATCGTCGACGCAGTTCGTGACGGTTGGTGGGCACGGCCATCTCGCACCGATGCTATCTCAGCGGCGCCAAGGATGTCAGGGCCGACATCTTCAAATTATGTCAGTACTGACATAACCTGGGACGTGCGCATTGCCTACTCGGGAGGAAATAGCCGTGACGGACTATGACGCGATCGTGGTGGGAGCTGGGCACAACGGGTTGACCGCCGCCGCGGTTCTGCAACGCGCGGGACTTCGCACCCTATGCATGGAAGCCAACACATACGCCGGAGGAATGGCCGCAACGGTTGAACTGATCGACGGCTTCCACTTCGAGATCGCAGGATCGGTGCAATTTCCGACGGCCAGCCAAATCAGCAAAGAGCTTGGGCTGGACACCTTGCCCACCGTGGCACCCGAGGTGATGTCGACCAACATCGGCGAATCCGGCGAAGAGGCGATGATCTTCTATCGAGATCCGCTGCAACTGATCTCACACCTAGGCGAAAAGCACGGCTCGGCGGCTGTCACCGGCATGGCCGAGCTGATCGGCTGGAGTCAGGGGCCGGCCCGGGCACTCGGCCGCTTCGAGGTGCGCACGCCGCCCCGGACCCTCGACGAGATGTATGCCTGCGCCACCAACCAGGCCGAGCGCAGGGCTATTCATGAAATGCTATTCGGCTCCGCGATGGACGTGATCGACCGATTCCTGCCGGACAAGGAAAAACATGCGGTGATGCGCGGAATGTTGGCGTTTCTGGCCGTCAATTCCACCTACCGTGGACCATTTACTCCTGGCAGCGCCGCCTGCCTGGCGTTTGCCCTTGCGGTGCCCGACGACAGCACCGCGATGATGACCAAGCTCAGAGGCGGCATCGGTGCCCTGACCGATCACCTGCGGGAGCTTTTCGCATCGGCCGGCGGCGACATCCGATTCCGCTCGAAAGTAGTGGAGATCGTCGTTGACCGCGGGGCGGTGTCTGGTGTGCGACTGCCCGACGGCTCGGTGATCAGCACGCCGGTCGTGGTGTCCAACCTGGCGCCGGACGTGACCCTAGCCAAGCTCGTCGGGCCGGAACACGTCGGGGCAGATCTGCTGGCACGGTTGGCCGGGCGCGACCATCGGGCCTCCTTCGTACAGATCCACTTCGCCCTCGACGCGCTACCCGAATTCGCACCACCGTATGAGCTGTTGAACGAGCCGGGAATGCAGCAGTCGGTCGGCATCTTCGGAACGCCCGAGGAACAGCAACAGCAATGGGAAACCTGCAGGCGAGGCATCGTGCCGGAGAATCCCTCGATGGGGATGCAGATTCCCTCGGTCCACGACAGCGGCCTCGCACCGCCGGGCAAGCACGCCGCCAGCGCTTATGCGTACGCGTTTCCGGTGGAGGTCGACCGCGACCAACATGGTCATCTGAAACGGCTTATGGCCCAACGCGTGATCGACAAGATCACCCGATTCGCCCCCAACTTCAAAGACATTGTGATCCGCTACATCACGTTCGCGCCGTATCACATGCAAACAATGTTCGGGGCCCCCTCGGGTGACTTCTGCCACGGGTTGTTGCATCCGGATCTGATGGGGCCCAACCGCCCCGGCCCCAAGGGATTTCTCGACTTTCCGATTCCCATCGACGGCCTCTACCTCGGCGGCGCTGGATGCCATGGCGGCCCGGGCATCACCTTCATACCGGGCTACAACGCTGCCTATCAGGTGCTCGAGGATGTGGCCACACGGCAAACATCGGGATAGCGCAACAGCATTGGCGACTGGCTATACGTGTACCGATGCACGCCTAACACTCATGGCACCAGCACAACCTTGCCGATGTTCTCCCGGGCCGCCAGAATGCGGTGCGCTTCGGGCGCTTCGCCGAACGGTATCGCCGCGTGAACGATCGGCGCAGCGGTACCTTGACCGAGCGCCTCACTCAGGGGCGCGATCCAGGGCTCGAGCGTGCCACGGTCGTCCCACAATCGCAGCATGTTGAGACCGATCACGGTTTTGGACTCCTCGAGCTGCTTCATCAGGTTGAAGCCGCGCAGCATCGATAGCGCATGTGGGGCCACCCGGCGCAGCGAGCGCTTCTCGCCCTCCTGCATGTTGGAAACCCCGTAGCCGACCAGCCTGCCTCCCGGACGCAGCAGCTCATACGATCGGCGCAGGGAGGTGCCCCCGAGCGCGTCGAGCACGAGGTCATAGGAGTCCAGGCCCTTCCACCAGCCGTCCCGGCGGTAGTCGATGGCCCGATCGACTCCCAATTCTGCAAGCCGCTGATGCTTCCCAGGAGATGCGGTTCCGTGCACCTGAGCACCCGCCGCCTTGGCGAATTGAACAGCCGCGATGCCAACACCACCGGCCGCGGCGTGCACCAGCACACGCTCTCCGGCCCGCAACGACCCGTACCCGTGCAGAGCCGCCCACGCGGTGGCGTAGTTCACCGGGACCGCGGCCCCCTGTTCAAAGCTCAATCCTTCGGGGAGCACCACCGCGTCGGTCGCCGTGACGTTCACTATCTCGGAATAGCCGCCGAACCGTGTCCCAGCCAAAACTCTTTCGCCGATCCGGCTTTCGTCGACGCCGGCGCCCACGGCCTCGACGGTCCCGGCGACTTCGTAGCCAACCACCGCCGGAAGCTTCGGTGCATCCGGGTAGAGACCCACGCGGGCGAGGTGGTCAGCGAAGTTCACCCCCGCCGCGCGAACCGAGATCCGCAGCTGACCCGGGCCGGGCGGCGGCGGGTCGGGCCGCTGCTGCACCTGCAGGACAGACGGGTCACCATGTTTCGTGATTACGACAGCACGCATTGCTCCTCCATATCAGGACTCATCGAACCGCAGCTTGCGGAATTACTCGCCGACGGCTGCTTTCTCGGCCCCATCGGCAGTCGCCGTGACGGCCGCCGCCAGGCGGGGGAGAACCACATCGCGCCAGCCGGGCCCCATCCGCAGGAACGCATCGGCCATGCGCTTATCGTTGCGATCAAAGCCACTGTGCTCCAAGAACACCCGGGTGCCCGCGCCTTCGGGCTCCAAGGTCCAGGCGAGCGTCCAGGCGGCGGTGAAGGTGTAGACGAAGCGGTGCGGCGGGTCCACCTCGAGCACTTTGCAGGGTTGCTTTCCAAAACCCGGCATGTCGAGTTCGAACTGGTGCCCGACCACCGCGGCCACCTCACCCTCGGCCCACCAGCGCCGCAGCAGATCGGGTTCGGTTAGCAGCCGCCACACTTTCTCCGGGGGCGCAGCCACGAACTGGTCCACGCAAATCGTCGGGCTCACTGCTGCTCCTCGGCCGTTTCGGAAAGTGCGGACAACTTATCTCGCCAGAGCTTCTCGAATGGATGCAGCCACTCACCCAGCTCGGCCAGCGGTTCGGCGGTCAGCCGGTAGATGCGCCGGCGCCCCTGCGCCTCGTCACTGACCAGCCCGGCTTCGCGCAGCACCTTGAGGTGTTCTGCGATGGCAGGGCGACTCAGCTCGAACCGATCGCTGAGTTCCCCTGCCGATAGCGGCTGCCCGGTCAGAATCTCAAGTAGCTTGCGCCGCACCGGACTAGCCAGCGCGACGAAGATCCGGTCGCAAATGCGTTCCGGGGTGCACACCCGACGAATATATGTCGGAAATTTCCGACATGTCAACTTTTTCCGACATAACGCTCGGCTAGTTCGCGTAGGGGTCCGCCTTATCCGCCACGATGACCTCGTCACCCGCCGCGGCGTCGGCCGGCAGCAACGGAGCAATGGCGTACCTGACTCGTAGTTCGTCGAGTTCGGCATCCACGACCGACCAGAAGTCCCAATTCGGCGCCAGCACATCAGTGGTCATCGAATCCCCGCGCTGCCAGCTGACCAAGAACTTGACCGGGTCCAGCGCTCCTAGGCGCGCGCCGATGCCGTTGACCTCGTGGCTCACCTGCCACTCGAAGATCACCGGCAAGATATGGGCGCGCAGCGCATCGCGGCGGTGCATTGCACCGGTGAAGGTACTCACCAGCAGTTCACCCTGAATCGAGGTGCTGTAACCGGACAGCACATGTAGACCGTCATGAAGAACAGCAAACAATCCCGTGAACGCTTCCGTTTCACCGGGAAATCCGAAACCGTGCCGCCGGAAGTGAGCCCAAAACTGATGCCCGAAAGTTCCTTCAGGCAATCCTTCCAAGGCCAGGAACCGAGCGGCCAGTCTCTTGTCCTCGTCGGTCTGCGCCCGGTAGGGCATCATCTCGGTGAGCGTGTCGTCTGGGCTTGCCCAGCCGGGGAAGGTCGACCTGTTGCGTCGTGTCATGTCCGCCATCGCCCAGGCGAGATGCCCACGAGCCACCTGGAGCACGTCTCGCACCCAGCCCGCCCGAACATGCATCGCGTGGGCGTACTCGACCACCTTGCGCAGCCGCCCAGGATCGATCCGGCCATCGGAGAGCGAGGCGCAGGCGATCAGCGCCGCGGCGTGTTCGGCCAGATCACGATCCGGTCCCACCGCGCGAGCCAGTTCCTGCGGCTCGATGCGTCCCAATCCACTCGGCTCTATCTCCACGGCGGGCCGAAACAACAACCGGCCCGCGGCGACGACGACTCCCTCGCCGCGGCCGGAGCGGGGATCGGCGGGATCGATGGTCTGCTGGGTGACACAATGCGCGGCCGCCAGGATCGCCCGGGCCTGCTCGGCACTCGCGTCCTCGAACACTTTTCCGTCATAACACAGCCGTACTCCGCCGCGCACCGCCCGCAGTAAGTTGGCGCCCGGCGCTGCAATTGTCGACTCCCAACCAGACCGACGGGCAAGACGCATGCCGCAATTGGCCCGCGCACGCCCGCGACGGCCTACGTTGCTAGCTGTGAACTACGACTGGGAACAGCTGCCGGGCAGCGTCTATCGCTGTCGGCTGCCGTTCTGCGACGTCACAGTCGGTTTGGTGATCGGCCGCGACGACGCACTGCTCGTCGACTCCGGTTCAACGCTACGCGAAGCGGCCGCAGTTCAGGCCGACATTCGGCAGCTCGCCGAGCGCCGTGTGGCACACATCGCGTTGACGCACAAGCATTTCGACCACGTGCTGGGCTCCTCGGCTTTTGTCGGCGCCGAAATATACTGCGCGCCCGAAGTCGCCGAATACCTCTCCTCGGCTGGCCACCAACTGCGCGAGGACGCGCTGCACCACGGCGCGGATGCCGGGGAGATCGATACCGCAATCGCAGCCTTGCGACCGCCTCGGCACCCGATCTTGGACGCCGACGTCCACCTCGGCGACCGCCGCGTGCGGATCACCCATCTCGGCCGTGGCCACACCAGCGCAGACCTGGTGGTCGTGGCGACCCCGCCGGCTGCGCAGACCGGACCGGTCGTCGTCTTCACCGGTGACCTTGTCGAGGAGTCCGCCGACCCCGCCATCGACGCCGATTCTGACGTCGCGGCATGGCCCGCAACACTCGAGCGTCTACTGGCGATCGGTGGACCCGACGCCATTTACGTCCCCGGTCACGGCAGCGTCGTTGACGCCGACTTCGTCCGCGGGCAGCGAGATTGGCTGAAGCAGCGGGCGCACCCCGGCCTGCGCTGAGCGCAGCTAGGGAGTAGCGCATGCGGCAATGAGCGCATCCGGATCGGTGACACTGATCCACAAGGAGCGCACCCGCACCGACATGAACACCGCCTTGGCTTGCGCCGGCGGCTCGATCGTCAGTGCCACCAGGCCCTTTCCGGACCCGTTGACCAACCACCGGCCGCCAGAATAGTGGACCCCCGCCGCGAACACCCTGGCATTGGTGAGCGCGGCACTCTTGATCGACGCTACGGGAATGTCGGCGGCGAACGCCCAACCCATCCGCACGTACAGGTTGCCGGCCTCGACCCGAACCGCGCAGTTTTTGGGTCCCAGGCCCAGCGGCACCGAAAGGGGCAGAAACCACCGTTCGAACCGCAATTGCGTTTTCACAGAAAAACGATACCGGCGCCGCCCGCCCGGCTGCGAACGATTTCAGAGACTCGCTTAGCCGATGATTTTGTCGCCTGCTACGGGGATACACTCGGTCCGTTGAGGTAACCGGGCGCACAAAGGAGCGCAAGCCCATGGCTATCGCCGAAACGGACACTGAAGTCCGCACACCGTTCGAGCAAGAAGTCGCCGACACACAGCGATACTTCGACAGTTCCCGTTTTGCCGGGATCGTTCGCCTCTATACGGCGCGACAAGTCGTAGAGCAGCGCGGCACGATTCCGAACGACTACACCGTCGCACGAACCGCCGCGGGCGCCTTCTACCAGCGCCTACGCGAGCTCTACACCGAGAAGAAGAGCGTAACCACCTTCGGCCC is from Mycobacterium marinum and encodes:
- a CDS encoding TetR/AcrR family transcriptional regulator yields the protein MAVPTNRHELRRRSTHEALRRAALKSFARKGFAQVTVTELAREAGVTERTFFRHFPTKEAVLFQDYENQLEWLAQALAQRPVSEPLFDAVLASVAAFPHDLEVVRQAATARSELISADRIANHLRVVQSSFAQVLAAFVRDRYADVANVDLVAEVAGATIAAALVVAVENWGRNGCVVDLGELVAASLDLVRSGLAPLS
- a CDS encoding phytoene desaturase family protein, translating into MTDYDAIVVGAGHNGLTAAAVLQRAGLRTLCMEANTYAGGMAATVELIDGFHFEIAGSVQFPTASQISKELGLDTLPTVAPEVMSTNIGESGEEAMIFYRDPLQLISHLGEKHGSAAVTGMAELIGWSQGPARALGRFEVRTPPRTLDEMYACATNQAERRAIHEMLFGSAMDVIDRFLPDKEKHAVMRGMLAFLAVNSTYRGPFTPGSAACLAFALAVPDDSTAMMTKLRGGIGALTDHLRELFASAGGDIRFRSKVVEIVVDRGAVSGVRLPDGSVISTPVVVSNLAPDVTLAKLVGPEHVGADLLARLAGRDHRASFVQIHFALDALPEFAPPYELLNEPGMQQSVGIFGTPEEQQQQWETCRRGIVPENPSMGMQIPSVHDSGLAPPGKHAASAYAYAFPVEVDRDQHGHLKRLMAQRVIDKITRFAPNFKDIVIRYITFAPYHMQTMFGAPSGDFCHGLLHPDLMGPNRPGPKGFLDFPIPIDGLYLGGAGCHGGPGITFIPGYNAAYQVLEDVATRQTSG
- a CDS encoding zinc-binding dehydrogenase, coding for MRAVVITKHGDPSVLQVQQRPDPPPPGPGQLRISVRAAGVNFADHLARVGLYPDAPKLPAVVGYEVAGTVEAVGAGVDESRIGERVLAGTRFGGYSEIVNVTATDAVVLPEGLSFEQGAAVPVNYATAWAALHGYGSLRAGERVLVHAAAGGVGIAAVQFAKAAGAQVHGTASPGKHQRLAELGVDRAIDYRRDGWWKGLDSYDLVLDALGGTSLRRSYELLRPGGRLVGYGVSNMQEGEKRSLRRVAPHALSMLRGFNLMKQLEESKTVIGLNMLRLWDDRGTLEPWIAPLSEALGQGTAAPIVHAAIPFGEAPEAHRILAARENIGKVVLVP
- a CDS encoding SRPBCC family protein → MSPTICVDQFVAAPPEKVWRLLTEPDLLRRWWAEGEVAAVVGHQFELDMPGFGKQPCKVLEVDPPHRFVYTFTAAWTLAWTLEPEGAGTRVFLEHSGFDRNDKRMADAFLRMGPGWRDVVLPRLAAAVTATADGAEKAAVGE
- a CDS encoding ArsR/SmtB family transcription factor produces the protein MCTPERICDRIFVALASPVRRKLLEILTGQPLSAGELSDRFELSRPAIAEHLKVLREAGLVSDEAQGRRRIYRLTAEPLAELGEWLHPFEKLWRDKLSALSETAEEQQ
- a CDS encoding MBL fold metallo-hydrolase, giving the protein MNYDWEQLPGSVYRCRLPFCDVTVGLVIGRDDALLVDSGSTLREAAAVQADIRQLAERRVAHIALTHKHFDHVLGSSAFVGAEIYCAPEVAEYLSSAGHQLREDALHHGADAGEIDTAIAALRPPRHPILDADVHLGDRRVRITHLGRGHTSADLVVVATPPAAQTGPVVVFTGDLVEESADPAIDADSDVAAWPATLERLLAIGGPDAIYVPGHGSVVDADFVRGQRDWLKQRAHPGLR